AGACGATTTCTCTAATGGAGAAGTCGTCTTTTTGTGTTTTTAAGATCATTCATAATTTAATTTATAAAATATTTTATATGAAACAAAATATGTTGCCTTAACGAAAAATAAGCTTTGTATGTACGTGAAATTCAATAAAATCAAGAGGATATGAACTGATCCAAAAAGTATGACTAGTACGAATTTGTAAAATTGCATTGACAAAAACCTAAAGATGGATTATTTTTTGTACATAGGAATTAAAGTTGCATTAGGGAAAAATAATTGTACCGTTGCAGGACGAGGTTTGAGATTGTCCAAGATCGTCCAAGGATTGAGCAAACTCATTATTGATGTGGAGTGGAGGAGAAGAAGATGAAGAACAAGAGGACTAGTAGAAGCAGTATATTTATAGGGGCGGCCGCCATTCTGAGTTTGCTGCTGGTGTTATCCGCGTGCGCTTCGGGAGAAGTGAAGCAGGACGGAGCAGCGGGTGAACAGGGGGATAAGAAAATTCGCGTGGTTACAACCATTGGACAGATTGCGGAACCCATCTCCGTTATCGGAGGAGATCGGGTCGAGGTACTGAGCTTGATGGGGCCTGGCGTCGATCCGCATTTATATAATGCAACCCAAGGCGATATCAAAAAATTAGATAGCGGAGATGTTATTTTCTATAGCGGGCTTCATCTCGAAGGCAACATGACGGAAATATTCGAACAGATCGGTAAGAACAAACCTGTACTGGCGATTGCGGATGCTATCCCGAAGGATCAATTGCTGCAGGATGATACGCAGGCCATCGATCCCCATGTGTGGTTTGACATCGATCTGTGGAAAGCGTCGCTCGATTCTGCGGTAGAGAAGCTTAAGTCGCTGTCCCCGGATGACGCCGATTATTTTGAAGAGAACAAGCAGAAGTATTTTGCCCAGTTGGATGAATTGAAAGCCGAGGCCAAGGATAAGTTGAGTCAGATTCCGGAAGAGCAGCGGGTCATGGTAACCGCTCATGATGCCTTTGGATATTTCGGCCGCTTGCATGGTCTGGAGGTAGTCGGACTACAAGGCTTGAGTACGGAGGATGAAATCGGCCTCTCGG
Above is a window of Paenibacillus sp. FSL K6-1330 DNA encoding:
- a CDS encoding zinc ABC transporter substrate-binding protein, with the translated sequence MKNKRTSRSSIFIGAAAILSLLLVLSACASGEVKQDGAAGEQGDKKIRVVTTIGQIAEPISVIGGDRVEVLSLMGPGVDPHLYNATQGDIKKLDSGDVIFYSGLHLEGNMTEIFEQIGKNKPVLAIADAIPKDQLLQDDTQAIDPHVWFDIDLWKASLDSAVEKLKSLSPDDADYFEENKQKYFAQLDELKAEAKDKLSQIPEEQRVMVTAHDAFGYFGRLHGLEVVGLQGLSTEDEIGLSDINGTIDILLQHKVPAVFVESSVNPASINAVIEGVAKKGLDLKLGGELFSDAMGEAGTTEGTYIGMYRHNVETIYHALTGSGE